The genomic region GTGGCAGCTCGTGCTTTTGGGTAAGGGGCGCGAGCCCCTTCGGGTGCCGCTGCGGCGCTACGCCAATGCCCGGCAGTTGGGCCAGGCCTTACTGGACGCCTTGTGGTTGCAGAACAAGGACCTCCTGGTCATGCCCCGCCTGGCCTACCGCTTTGGCCGTCCCCCCTGCGGCGTGCTGGCCCGCAGGAAATAAACCCCCTGGGGTTATTGGGCAAGGTCTCGCCTTCTGCACGATTATGATGAGCCTGTATGGAGTGGCTTTGGGTCGGGGTAGCCTACGGCTTGGGCTGGCTGGCCAACCGAGTGGGCTGGCCGCCTCTGGTGGGGTACCTGGGGGCGGGCTTTGTGCTTTGGGCCCTGGGCCACTCCAGCAGCGAGTTTCTGGGGACCCTGGCCGATATCGGGGTGCTGTTGCTTCTGTTCACCGTAGGGCTCAAGCTGCGCCTGGCCAGCCTGCTGCGGCGGGAGGTGCTGGGGGTGGGGGGGCTTCACCTGCTCCTATTTGCCCTGCTGGCGGGCCTGCTGGCTTTGGGGGTGGGGTTCTCCGGCGAGGCTGCCTGGTTCTTAGGGATTGGCCTGGCCTTCTCCAGCACCGTCCTGGCGGTCAAGCTGCTCGATGACCGAAGCGAGCTGGCCACCTTCCACGGTCGGATTGCGGTGGGCATCCTGGTTTTGCAGGACCTGGTGGCGGTCGGCCTCATGGCCTATGCAGGGGTCAAGAACCCTACCCCCTGGGCCCTTTTGCTGCTGGCCTTGCCCCTGCTGCGCCCACTGGTGGTCTTTTTGCTAGAGCGAAGCGGCCACGATGAGCTGCTGCTCCTCTATGGGCTGGGGCTGGCCCTGGGGGGGGCGCGGCTGGCCCAGGCCCTGGGGGTCTCGCCGGAGCTGGGGGCCTTGCTCATGGGCATGACCCTGGCGGCTCATCCCAAGACCTCCGAGCTTTCCCGCACGCTTTGGGGGCTCAAGGAGGCCTTTTTAGTGGCTTTTTTCCTCAAGATTGGCCTTATGGGCCTGCCCACGGCCGACCAGCTTTTGCGCGTGCTGGGGTTGCTGTCGCTTCTGCCCTTGAAGGCTGGGCTCTTCTTCTTTCTCTTCATCGCCTTTGGCCTGCGGGCCCGCACGGCCTTCGTGACCAGCATCTCCTTGGCCAGCTACAGCGAGTTCGCCCTGATCGCCAGCGTGGAAGCGGTGGAGGGGAACCTGCTCCCGGCCTCCTTTACCCAGACGGTGAGCCTGGTGGTGGCCCTCTCGCTGGCCCTGGCCGCCCCCCTGAACCGGGGGGTGCACCGGTTGTACCAACGCTACGAACCCTTTCTCCTGCGTTTTGAGCGCAAAGGGCACCATGCCGACGACGAGCCCACCAGCCTGGGAGGCGCCGAGTGGTTGGTGGTGGGGATGGGCCGCACCGGGGGGGCGGCCTACAAGATGCTGGAAAAGCAGGGCCACACGGTGCTGGGGCTGGATGCCGATGAGGGCAAGCTCGAGGCTCACCGGGCCAAGCGGCGCAACGTGCGCTACGGTGATGCCGAGGACCCTGAGCTTTGGGAGCGGCTCGACCTTACCGGGCTCAAGGGGGTGCTTCTGACCCTGCCCGACCTCGAGGCCAAACTGCGGGCCGCAGAAGGGTTGAAGCGGCGGGGGTTCAAGGGCATCGTGGCCGCCACCAGCTACCATCGGGAGGAGGACCCCGAGCTGCGGGCTGCCGGGGTCACCCTCATCTCCCGTCCCTTCGCCGAGGCAGGGGAGCGCCTGGCTGAGCGGGCCATGGGGTTGAACCCGCTGGAGGCTGAGGAAGCCGAGGAAAAAGAGGAGGAGCGGCGCTAGCTAGTCGCGCCGGGCCACCGTCCAGGCCTTCTTGCCCACCCCCGGCACCTTCTCCACCCTGAAGCCTGCGGCCAAAAGCCCACGGCGGAGCTGGCCTGCCACCGAGTAGGTGGCCAGGTAGGCCCCCGGTGCGGCTGCCTCGAACAGGGCCCGGAGCACCTCGGGTTGCCAGGGCTCGGGGTTGACCCGGGGGCTGAAGGGGTCCAGGTAGATGGCGCTGGCCCAGCCCAGGGGTAGCCGGGCCTGGCGCACGTCTTCAAAGCGCACCTCGAGCCGCCCCCACTCCCCCAAAAGCACCAGGGGACCCTCCCAGGGCCGCCAGGCCGCCCGCACCTGGGCCCAGACGGCCTGTGCCCCTTCGTCAAGGGGCAGCTCGAGCCCCTCCAGCACCTCGGCCTCCACCGGGAAGGCCTCGTAGGCCAGGTACGATAGCCTCGCCCCCCGGCCCAGGCAGTCCTCCAGGGTGGCGCGGAAATTCACCCCCAGGCCGAAGCCCACCTCGAGCACCCGGGGGGCAGGGTGCAGGTGGGTGCGGGTCTGGCGCAGGTAGAGCGCGTTGGCCTGGGTCCAGGCCCCATAGCGGGAGCTGTAGGCCTCCTGGAAGCGGGGGTGCACCAGGGTGGGCGAGCCGTCTGCGGTCAAAAGCCGCTGGTACTCAGGTTTCAACCTCCACCCGCCTCGCTTCCTGCCGCATAAGGCGCCAAAGCGCCTCCACGTGCAAACGCTCGGTTGGTTCGGCCCCAATCGAGACCCGCACCATCCAGCGGCCCTTCAGAAGGGCCGGGGTGAGAAAGGCCCGCCCCGAGCGGTTGACCCGCTCCACCCAGTCCAGGGTGTGCCGGTCGAGGGCCTCCGGGCCCAGGCCCCCTGGGTCGTAGCGCACACAGACGGTCTGAAGGCTGGGCGGGGCCACCAGGGCCCAGCCCGGGGTGGCCTCGACCTGTTCGGCCAGCCAGCGGGCATTCCCTATGTCCCGCCGCAGACGGGCCTGCAGGCCTTCCACCCCCCAGTCGAGCAGGGCGAACCAGAGCTTGAGCGCCCGGAAGCGGCGGCCCAGGGGAATCCCCCAGTCCTTGTAGTTCCGCACCGCGCCTTCCACCGTAGAGCGCAGGTAGGAGGGCTGGGTGGACATGGCCCGCAGCAGGGGCTCGAGCTCGCGCAGGTACAAAAGCGAGCAGTCAAAGGCCACCCCCAGCCACTTGTGCGGGTTGATGACCAGGGAGTGGGCCCGCTCGATGCCGGCAAAGCGTGGGCGCTCCTCGGGCAGGATCAGGGCCGAGCCGGCCATGGCCGCGTCCACGTGCAGCCACAGCCCGTACCGCTGGCAAAGCTCGGCAATCTCCTCTAGGGGATCGAAGGCCAGGGTGGCGGTGGTGCCCGCGGTGGCCACCACCGCGCAGGGCTTCCTGCCCTGGGCCAGGTCCCGCTCGATGGCGGCCTCCAGGGCCGAGGGCTTCAGGGCGTGCTGGGCGTCGGTCTCTATAAGCCGCAGGTTGTCCCGCCCGAACCCCGCCAGCAGCGCTGCCTTGGGCACCGAGCTGTGGGCCTGCTCGGAGGTGTAGACCGTGAGGGGCTTTTCCAGCGCCTGCAGTCCACCCCGCTCCTGGGCAAAGCCTGAGGCCCACTCCCGCGCGACGAGCAGCGCCACCAGGGTTCCGGTGGAGGCGGTGTCCTGGATGACCCCCTGGAAGGCCTCGGGCAGGCCGAACATCTGCCGCAGCCAGTCGGCGGTTACCTCCTCCAGCTCGGTCAGGGCTGGGCTGGCCTGCCAGGTGATGCCGTTCTGGCCCAGCCCGGTGGCCACCAGGTCGGCCAGCACCGAGGAGAGGGGGGCGTTGGAGGGGAACCAGGCGAAGAAGTGAGGGCTTTGCCAGTGGGTGAGGGCCGGCAGGAGCTGCCTGAGCCGCTCGAGCACCCCGTCCAGGCCCCCTCCTTTTTGCGGTGGGGCGGGCTCGAAGAGGGCCCGCACCGCGCCCGGGGCCACCTGGGCCCGCACCGGCAGGCCCCCAAGGCCCTGCCGGTACTCGGCTATAAAATCTATGAGGGCGTAGCCCAGCCGCTTGAACTCCTCCGGCGACATGCCCGCATCATACATGCCATTGGGCGGGTAGAATGGCGCCCATGGAGGTTACGCCCGAACTCATTCAGCACCTGGGCCGTCTAGCCCGGCTCTCCCTTACCCCCGAGGAGGTGGGGCAGCTTGAAGGGGAGCTGCGGGCCATTGTGGGCTTCTTTGAGCAGCTACAGGAACTGGACACCGAGGGCCTGGCCGAGCTGGCCCGCCCGGTGGAGGTTACCAACCGCCTGCGTCCTGACCAGGTGCAGCCCTCCTTGCCCCAGGCTGAGGCCCTTTCGGTGGCCATCGAACAGGAGGAGGGCTACTTCAAGGTGCCCCGGGTCATCGAGTAGCCATGCTGGACCTGAAGTTCATCCGCGAGCACCCCGAGAAGGTCCGGCGGGCCATTGAGCTCAAGCACGTCCCGCTGGACCTGGACCGGCTTTTGGCCCTGGACCAGGAGGTGCTGGAGCTCAAGCGCCAGATCGAACGGCTTCAGGCCGAGCGCAACGCCAACGCCAGGGCTGCGGCTCGAGCCCAGCCCGAGGAGCGCGCGGCGCTGGTGGAGAAGGGGCGGGCCATTGGGGAGGAGCTGGCCCGGCTCGAGCCCGAGCTGCGCCGGCGGGAGGCCGAACTGAAAGAGCTCCTCTACCTCACCCCCACCCTGCCCTGGGAGGGGGCCCCGGTGGGGCCGGACGATTCCTTCAACGTGGAAACCCGGGTCCACGGCAACCCCCGGGTCTTCCTCTTCGAGCCCCTGGACCACGTGGCCCTCATCGAGAAGAACAACTGGGGCGACTTCGAGCGGGCCGCTAAGGTCTCGGGCTCGCGCTCCTACATCCTGAAGGGCGACCTGATGCTCTACGAGCTGGCCTTGCTGCGCTTCGCCCTGGACCGGATGATCGAGGCCGGCTTCACCCCCCTCTCGGTGCCCAGCCTGACCCGGGAGGAGGCGCTCTACGGCCACGGCCAGTTTCCCACCGCGCGCGACCAGGTCTACGCGGTGAATGGGGGCGAGGCCTACCTGGCCGGCACTGCCGAGGTGCTGCTCAACTACCTGCACGCCGGGGAGATTCTTGTCGAGGACGAGCTGCCCAAAACCTACACCGCCCTTTCCCCCTGCTTTCGCAGCGAGGCCGGCTCGGCGGGGAAGGACGTGCGGGGGCTGATGCGGGTGCACCAGTTCAACAAAGTGGAGCAGTACGTGCTCTGCCGGGCCGATCTGGAGGAGTCCAACCGCTGGTTCGAGACCATGCTGGCCATCTCCGAGGGCATCCTCCAGGCCCTGGAGCTTCCCTACCGGGTGGTGGAGGTCTCCACCGGGGATATGGGCCTCGGCAAGTACCGCCAGGTGGACCTGGAGACCTGGGTGCCGAGCCAGAACCGCTACCGCGAGACCCACTCCTGCTCGGCCCTGCTCGACTGGCAGGCCCGGCGGGCCGGCCTGCGCTACCGCGACGAGAAGGGCAAGGTGCGCTACGCCTACACCCTCAACAACACCGCTCTGGCCACGCCCCGGATTCTGGTGATGCTTCTGGAGAACCACCAGAACGAGGACGGCAGCGTGAACGTGCCCAAAGCGGTGCAGCCCTACTTTGGTAAAGAGCGGCTCGAGCCCAACCGATAGCCGAGAGAAGGCCGGGCCCGCGGGCCCGGCCTAGGCTCTACTTCTTGCGCGGGCGGTATTTGCCGTAAGAGCCCCGGAAAATCTTGCCGCGACGGGTACGACGATCTCCTTTGCCCATGGCCGACCTCTAGGCTTTGGCCCCCTGAAGGAGCTGGTAGACCTTGCTCATCAGGCGCGACTTACGGCGGCTGGCCGCGTTTTTGTGCAGGGTGGAGCCTTTGGCCGCCTTATCAATCAGGCTTTCGGCGTAGCGCATGACCCGCAGGGCTTCCTCGGCGTTGCCCTGCTGGGCCAGGGCCACCGCTTTCTTGCTCACCGTCTTGATGGCCGACATCTTGGACTTGTTGCGCAGCCGCCGCTTGAGCGACTGGCGGTGGCGCTTCATGGCCGAAGGGTTGCGAGCGGTTTTCTTCTGTGCCATAGTTCTCCAAACAGCAAACCATCCATCAATCTAGCACACCATCTGCCCCTATGGCTAGGGCTTTAGCCCCGGCCAGTCGAGGGGCCGCTCGGCGAGGCCCAGCCGCCAGGCCACCCCCTGGGCGCAGCGCTCTGCTGCCCGGCCGTCGCCGTAGGGGTTGGGCCGGTTTCGCATGGCCGAAAGCGCGGCCTCATCGGAGAGCAGGTGGTGCACGGTGGCAAAGACCTGCTCAGGGTCGGTGCCGGCCAGCTTCAGCGCCCCCACCGCCAGCCCCTCGGGCCGTTCGGTCACGTTGCGCAGCACCACCACCGGCACTCCCAGGGTGGCCCCGCTTTCCTGGACCCCCCCGGAGTCGGTCACGAGGAGGGCAGAGCGCTTCATCAAGGCGGCCATGGTGCCGAAGTCCAGCGGCTCCAGCAGGCTGAAGTTGGAGAGCCCGGAAAGCTGCGGGTAGACCGCCTCGCGCACCGCCGGGTTCAGGTGGACTGGGTAGACGAAGTGGCACTCGGGGTGGGCCTGGGCCACCCGGGCCAGGGCGGCGGCCAGCCGCGACATTATCGGCAGGTTTTCCCGCCGGTGCATGGTCACGGTTACGATGCGCTTACCCGCCGGTAGGGGGGGCGGGGTGCCCCGCTGGCTGGCGTAGAGCACCGCGTCCACCTCGGTCTGTCCGGTGACGATGATGCTCTCCTCGGGCTTGCCCTCCCGCAACAGGTTGGCCCGGGCGGTGGGGGTGGGGGGCAGGTCGAGGTCGGTCAGCACGTCGGTCAGGCGGCGGTTGGCCTCCTCCGGGAAGGGCTCTTGCAGGTTGAAGCTGCGCAGCCCCGCCTCCACGTGGGCCACCGGGATGCCCTCGAAGAAGGCCGCCAGGGTCACGGCAAAGGTGGTCAGGGTATCGCCGTGGACCATCACGTAGTCGGCCTTTAGCTCCCTGAGCTTCTGGGCTGCGGCCGGCACGATGCGCCCCATCAGCTCGGGGAGGCTCTGGCGCTCGGTCATGACCTGCAGGTCGGTGTCGGGCACCAGGCCGAAGACCCGGAGGGCGTCCTCGAGCTGGGTGCGGTGCTGCCCGGTGGAGAGGAGCACGCTCTTTACAGGCTGCCGCCGCAGGGCAAAGATAACCGGGGCCATCTTGATGGCTTCGGGCCGGGTACCAAAGGCGACGATGACCCGCTTCATGCTTCGTCCTGCGGGGCCACCACAAAGGCCGAGGCCAGCTCGTCTCCTTCGGCCAGGCTCATGACCCTGACCCCGCTGGTGGCCCGGCCGTAGCGGGCGATCTCGGCCACCTTGGTGCGGATGGCGATGCCCCTTTTGGAGAGCACCAGCAGGTCCTCGTTGCCCCGCACCCAGAGCAGGGCCGCCAGATGCCCCACCTTTTCGTTGGTGTTGAAGGTGATGACCCCCATCCCGCCCCGGCCCTGGCGGGGGTATTCCGAGATGGGGGTGCGCTTGCCGTAGCCCTGGCTGCCCACCGCCAGCACCTCGCCTTCCTCCCCCTTCAGCACCACCAGCGAGACCACCCGGTCGGCCCGCCCCTCCTTGAAGCGGATGCCGGTCACCCCCTGGCTGGCCCGTCCGGTGGCCCGCACCTCTGAGAGGGCAAAGCGGATGGCCTGCCCGCTTTGGGTGGCCAGCATGACCTCGTCGTTCTCCTGCGCGATGGCCACGCCCACCAGGGCGTCGTTCTCGAGCAGGTTGATGGCAATCAGGCCCGCACTGGTCAGGTTCTGGTACTCGCGGATGGCGGTTTTTTTGATGAGCCCGTTGCGGGTAGCGAAGACGAAGTACCCCTCCTGGTCCAGCTCGCGTACGCTGAGGAGGGCGGCCACCTCTTCACCCTCCTGCAGGGGCAGTAGGCTCACCACATGGGTGCCCCGGGCCTGGCGGCTGGCCTCGGGCAGCTCGCGGACCTTCTCGGCGTAGACCCGTCCCCGGCTGGTGAAAACCAGCAGGGTGTCGTGCATGGAGGCCACGAAGACCGAGATGGCCTCGTCCTCCTCCCTGGTCTTGCCGGCCTGGGCCCCCACCCCGCCCCGGCCCTGGGCCCGGTAGGCCTCGAGCGGGGTGCGCTTGATGAAGCCCTGGGCGGTGAGGGTGATCACCATGGGCTCGTCCTCGACCAGGTCCTCCGGGCTGAAGCCCTCCTCGAACTCGGTGATCTGGGTGCGGCGGGGGTCGGCGTACTTTTGCTTGATGGCCAAAAGCTCGTCCTTGACCACCTGCCAAAGCCGCTGCTCGTCCTCCAGGATGGCCCTGAGCCGGGCGATTTCCTCGGTAAGCGACCGGTACTCCTCCTCCAGTTTGCTCCGCTCCAGCCCCACCAGCCGTTGCAGGCGCATGTCCAGGATGGCCTGGGCCTGCACCTCGCTCAGGCTAAAGCGCTCCATGAGGCCGCGGCGGGCCTCGGCGGCGTCCTGCGAACCGCGGATGAGGGCAATCACCGCGTCGATGTGGTCCAGGGCAACCAGGAGCCCCTCCAGGATGTGGGCCCGCTCGAGGGCCTTGCGCAGCTCGAACTGGGTGCGCCTCTGGACCACCTCCCTGCGGTGGTCGAGGTAGTGGCGCATGAGCTCCAGCAAGGTGAGCACCCTGGGCTCGCCTTTCACGATGGCCAGAAGGTTCACGGTGAAGCTGGTCTGCAGGCGGGAGTGCTTGTAGAGCTTGTTGAGCACCACCTGGGGGTTGGCCCCCCGCTTGAGCTCCACCGCAATGCGCAGGCCCTGCCGGTCGGACTCGTCGCGCAAGGCCGCGATGTCCTCAATTACCTTGTTGCGCACCAGGCCGGCAATCTGGGCAATCAGGTCAGCCTTGTTGACCTGGTAGGGGATCTCGGTGAAGACCAGCATGGGCCGCCCGTTTTTTTCCTCGTGGCGCACCCGGGCCCGCACCTTGAGGCTCCCCCGACCCGTGGCGTAGGCCTCCTTGATGCCGCGGCGGGAGAGCTTGCCCCCGGTAGGAAAGTCGGGCCCCGGCAGCACCCGCATCACCTCCTCCAGGGTGAGGCTGGGGTTGTCAATCATCTGCAACAGGGCCTCCACCACCTCCCCCAGGTTGTGGGGCGGCAGGCTGGTGGCCATGCCCACCGCGATGCCGGCCGAGCCGTTGGCCAGCAGGTTGGGGAAGGCCGCCGGGAGCACCTCGGGCTGGGTCTGGGTGCCGTCGTAGTTGGGCACGAAAGGCACCGTCTCCTTGTCCAGGTCCTGCAAGAGCTCCAGGCCTACCGGCGAGAGCCGGGCCTCGGTGTAGCGCTGGGCGGCCGGGGGGTCGCCGTCCAGCGAGCCGAAATTGCCCTGGCCGTCAATCAGGGGGTAGCGCAGGTTCCAGGGCTGGGCCATGCGCACCAGGGTGTCGTAGATGGCCGCATCGCCGTGGGGGTGGAACTTCCCCATCACCTCGCCCACAATCTTGGCGCTCTTGACGTGTTTGCGGTTGGGCAGCACCCCGTCCTGGTAGGCCCCGTAGAGGATGCGGCGCTGGACCGGCTTCAGGCCATCGCGCACGTCGGGCAGCGCCCGGTCCACGATGACCGACATGGCGTAGTTGATGAAGCTTTGTTTGACCTCGTCGGTAATTTCTACTGGAAGAACCTGGGACATTCACCTCTCCTGGGCACAAAAAAGGCGCTCTGAAGCGCCCCGCCTTGGCAATTATACCCGAAGACCTTACCCCAGCCGGCTGGGGTAAGCTAACCCAAGTATGGAAGCCCTGCTCCAGACCATCGTGCCTGTGGCCTTCATCGTTCTCACGGGCTACTGGGTGGGCAAGCGCATCGACTTTGACCTGCAAACCCTTTCCAAACTTTCCATCTACGTGTTGGTGCCGGTTTTGATTTTCGACGCCATGCTGCGGGCCGAGCTGACCGGGGCCAGCGTGCTGGGGATTACCCTGGCCTTCTTTCTCTCCTCCGCGGGGCTTTACCTGCTGGCCCTCTTGTGGGCCCGCTGGCAGGGGCTGGGGCCGGACGCCACCAAGACCCTGGTGGCTTCGGCCACCTTTCCAAACTCGGGCAACATGGGCCTCTCGCTCACCTTCTTCGCCCTGGGCCAGCCAGGGCTCGATCGGGCCATTGTCTTCTTCATTGCCAGCAGCGTGCTGATGTTCGGCCTGGGTCCGGCCTTTCTGCGCGGGGGGGGGCTTTTGCAAAGCCTGCTCTTCACCCTAAGGCTGCCCCTTTTCTGGGCTTTGGCAGGGGGGCTTCTGGTGCGGGGGCTTTCCATTCCGCTGCCTTTAGGGCTGGACGAGGGGGTGCACCTCCTGGGCCAGGCCTGCATCCCGGTAATGCTGCTCACGCTGGGCATCCAGATTGCCCGTTCCAAGCCGGAGTGGGGGCCCTTCGAGCTGCAGGCCAGCGGGCTGCGCCTGCTGGCGGCCCCTCTTTTGGCGGGGGCGGCCGGCTGGCTTTTGGGGCTGGAGCGGTTGGACATCCAGGTGCTGGTGCTGCAGAGCGCCATGCCCATCGCGGTCAACGCGTTCTTGATGGCGGGTGAGTTTGGCGGGGATGGCCCCAGGGCGGCGCGGGCGGTGGTGCTCTCCTCGGTCCTTTCCTTCGCCACCTTGCCGTTGGTGCTCCTGGCGATCGGGGTGGGCTAGGCATGCGGCTGATTGGGCTTACCGGGAGCATTGGCAGTGGCAAGAGCACCGTGGGGGCGCTATTGCGGGAGCTGGGGGTGGTGGTGTTGGACGCAGACCGGCTGGCCCGCGAGGGGGCCGAGGTGTTTGAGGCGGAGATCTGCCGGATGTTTCCCGAGGTCTGCCGGGAAGGGCGGGTGGACCGGCGGGCCCTAGCCCAGCGGGTATTTGCCGACGAGGCAGCGCGCAGGCGGCTCGAGGCCCTGCTCCATCCCTACGTGCGCCGCCGGCTAGAGGAGGAGACCGAGCGCGCCCGGGCGGCCGGCCAGGCCCTGGTGGTGCAGGAGATTCCCCTTCTGTTCGAAAGCGGGCGGGAGGGAGAGTTTGAAGGGGTGCTGGTGGTGGCCGCGCCCGAGGCCCTGCGCAGGGCCCGGGTCATGGCCCGCAGCGGGCTTTCTGCCGCCGAGTTCGAGGCCCGGGACCAGGCCCAGATGCCGCAGGCGGAGAAGCTCAGGCGGGCGCGCTGGGTCATCTGGAACGACGCCGACCTCGATACCCTCCGCCGCCGGGTGAAGGCCTGGTACAAGGAGGTGCTGGGGTGAGGATTGTGCACGACTGGCTGGGGCCGCTAGAGCTCCCCGACGAGCCCCGCCGCATCGTCTCGCTGGCCCCCAACGCCACCGAGACCCTTTTCGCCCTGGGCCTGGGGGGGCGGGTGGTAGGGCGGAGTGCTTTTTGCTACCGGCCGGCGGGGGTGCTGGCGCTGCCGGTGGTCTCGAGCTACACCCGGGTGCGCTGGGAGCTTTTGGAGGCCTTGCGGCCTGAGTTGGTGCTGGTGAGCACCGGGGTGCAGCGGGAGCTGCTTCAGACCCTTTGGCAGCGAGGGTTTCCCCTCTACCCCGTTCCCCTGCCGCAGAGCCCCTACGGGATCATGGAGAACGTGGTGCTTTTGGGGGCCCTCCTGGGGGTGCCGGAGGCGGCCACCGCGCTGGCCCACCGGCTTGGCGAGCGCTACGCTGCGCTGTACGGCGCCCTGCCTTCCAGGCGGGTCTACCTCGAGTTCGACCTGGGCGGCCCCATCACGGTGGGGCGGGGGAGCTACGTGGGCGAGGCCTTGCGTCACCTGGGGCTGAAGAACATCTTCGCCGACCATCCCCAAAGCTACTTTGCACCCCCACTGGCCGAGGTACCCGGGCGGGCCCCGGAGCTCTTCATCTACGAGCCCAAGCCCCACCGCGCCAGGGCACGGGAAAAGGCCGAACGCCTGCTGGCCGAGCGGGGCTGGCAGGGCCCCTTGGTGGTGACCGGGGGGGATGAGCTGGCCCACTACGGGCCCCTGTTCTTCGCCTACCTAGAGCGGCTGGTGGCGCAAATTCGGGCGGTGCTAGACTAGGGCCATGCACGTCTTTCGCCTCAAGGGCGACTTTGAGACCCTGGACATCTACACCCCCATCCTCTTCGAGCTCGGGGCCCGGGGTTTGGAGGAGCGGCCCGGCGAGGTCTGGGCCTACTTTCCCGAACGCAGGGAGCTGTCGTTGCCTGGGGAGTGGCTGGAGCTGCCCGATACCGACTGGCTCGAGGCCTACCGGCGCGACTTGAAGCCGGTGCGGGCCGGCCCCTTCGTGGTTCTGGCCCCCTGGCACGCCTGGGAGGGGCCGGAGACCCGCCTCTGGATTGAGCCCGGGATGGCCTTTGGCACCGGGCACCACGAGTCCACCCGGCTGGCCCTCTCGGCCCTGGCCCGGCGGGTGGAGCCCGGCATGCGGGTGCTGGACCTGGGGACCGGCTCGGGGATTCTGGCCATTGCGGCGGCCCTGCTGGGGGCCGAGGCGGTGGGGGTGGACCTCGACGGCGCGGTGATTCCCCAGGCCCGGGCCAATGCCGAGCGGAATGGGGTAGAGGTGCAGTTTCTGGAGGGCAGCCTGGAGGACGTGGAGGGGCCCTTCGACTTGGTGGTGGCCAACCTGCACGCCGAGCTCCACGCCTACCTGGCCCAGGCCTACCGCAGGGCCTTTGGCATCTGCGGGGCTCTCATCCTATCGGGCATCCTGGCCGAGCGGGAGGCGGTGGTGAAGCGGGCCTTTGAGGCTGCCGCTTTTGCCCTTCTGGAGCG from Meiothermus sp. QL-1 harbors:
- the coaE gene encoding dephospho-CoA kinase (Dephospho-CoA kinase (CoaE) performs the final step in coenzyme A biosynthesis.): MRLIGLTGSIGSGKSTVGALLRELGVVVLDADRLAREGAEVFEAEICRMFPEVCREGRVDRRALAQRVFADEAARRRLEALLHPYVRRRLEEETERARAAGQALVVQEIPLLFESGREGEFEGVLVVAAPEALRRARVMARSGLSAAEFEARDQAQMPQAEKLRRARWVIWNDADLDTLRRRVKAWYKEVLG
- a CDS encoding helical backbone metal receptor yields the protein MRIVHDWLGPLELPDEPRRIVSLAPNATETLFALGLGGRVVGRSAFCYRPAGVLALPVVSSYTRVRWELLEALRPELVLVSTGVQRELLQTLWQRGFPLYPVPLPQSPYGIMENVVLLGALLGVPEAATALAHRLGERYAALYGALPSRRVYLEFDLGGPITVGRGSYVGEALRHLGLKNIFADHPQSYFAPPLAEVPGRAPELFIYEPKPHRARAREKAERLLAERGWQGPLVVTGGDELAHYGPLFFAYLERLVAQIRAVLD
- the gyrA gene encoding DNA gyrase subunit A; translated protein: MSQVLPVEITDEVKQSFINYAMSVIVDRALPDVRDGLKPVQRRILYGAYQDGVLPNRKHVKSAKIVGEVMGKFHPHGDAAIYDTLVRMAQPWNLRYPLIDGQGNFGSLDGDPPAAQRYTEARLSPVGLELLQDLDKETVPFVPNYDGTQTQPEVLPAAFPNLLANGSAGIAVGMATSLPPHNLGEVVEALLQMIDNPSLTLEEVMRVLPGPDFPTGGKLSRRGIKEAYATGRGSLKVRARVRHEEKNGRPMLVFTEIPYQVNKADLIAQIAGLVRNKVIEDIAALRDESDRQGLRIAVELKRGANPQVVLNKLYKHSRLQTSFTVNLLAIVKGEPRVLTLLELMRHYLDHRREVVQRRTQFELRKALERAHILEGLLVALDHIDAVIALIRGSQDAAEARRGLMERFSLSEVQAQAILDMRLQRLVGLERSKLEEEYRSLTEEIARLRAILEDEQRLWQVVKDELLAIKQKYADPRRTQITEFEEGFSPEDLVEDEPMVITLTAQGFIKRTPLEAYRAQGRGGVGAQAGKTREEDEAISVFVASMHDTLLVFTSRGRVYAEKVRELPEASRQARGTHVVSLLPLQEGEEVAALLSVRELDQEGYFVFATRNGLIKKTAIREYQNLTSAGLIAINLLENDALVGVAIAQENDEVMLATQSGQAIRFALSEVRATGRASQGVTGIRFKEGRADRVVSLVVLKGEEGEVLAVGSQGYGKRTPISEYPRQGRGGMGVITFNTNEKVGHLAALLWVRGNEDLLVLSKRGIAIRTKVAEIARYGRATSGVRVMSLAEGDELASAFVVAPQDEA
- a CDS encoding 50S ribosomal protein L11 methyltransferase encodes the protein MHVFRLKGDFETLDIYTPILFELGARGLEERPGEVWAYFPERRELSLPGEWLELPDTDWLEAYRRDLKPVRAGPFVVLAPWHAWEGPETRLWIEPGMAFGTGHHESTRLALSALARRVEPGMRVLDLGTGSGILAIAAALLGAEAVGVDLDGAVIPQARANAERNGVEVQFLEGSLEDVEGPFDLVVANLHAELHAYLAQAYRRAFGICGALILSGILAEREAVVKRAFEAAAFALLEREEEGAWVCLTYAAV
- a CDS encoding AEC family transporter codes for the protein MEALLQTIVPVAFIVLTGYWVGKRIDFDLQTLSKLSIYVLVPVLIFDAMLRAELTGASVLGITLAFFLSSAGLYLLALLWARWQGLGPDATKTLVASATFPNSGNMGLSLTFFALGQPGLDRAIVFFIASSVLMFGLGPAFLRGGGLLQSLLFTLRLPLFWALAGGLLVRGLSIPLPLGLDEGVHLLGQACIPVMLLTLGIQIARSKPEWGPFELQASGLRLLAAPLLAGAAGWLLGLERLDIQVLVLQSAMPIAVNAFLMAGEFGGDGPRAARAVVLSSVLSFATLPLVLLAIGVG